The Phormidium ambiguum IAM M-71 nucleotide sequence CTACTTGATCGTAAGGAATATTAGCAGCTTGGAGTCCTTGCGCCATACCCAATCCGACAAAACCTGCGCCAATAATCAAATGCTTATTACTAGTATTAATTTTGGGTTTTGTTGCACCTAAATTAGTTACTTGTACCACTTTTTAATCTCCGACTAAACTTTTCGCTAATCCAATCTAAAGACCAAGGGGCAAATCGTTTTAATAGTTGAACATTTTTCGCTATGGAATCGGGAAATACGTGCAATTGATTACGGCTAATTCCTTGAATTGCTTGTTCGATTACTTTTACTGGATCGGTTGCTAAATTGTCAGGGAATTCATCAATTTCTTGGGCTAATGTTCCATATCGCGCAGATTTAAGAATAGGAGTGCGACTGAAAAAGGGATAAACTGCTGTTACTTTAACATTATAGTTTTTTACTTCGTCAAATAGTCCTTCGCTAAAGCCGCGTAACCCAAATTTACTAGTAGAATAATGGGCTAATCCTGCTGGTGCTGACCAACCTACTAGTGAGGAAATATTTACAATATGTCCTTTTTGCCGAGCAATCATATCTGTTACGAAAAAGGTGCTTAATCGCATTGGTGCGAGTAAGTTTACTTGCATTAATATTTCCCATTTTTCTCTAGGGACTTCATCCATTCGCCCGAACAATCCTATTCCGGCATTGTTAATTAAAATATCAACGGGAATGCCGAGTGATTTAACTTGTTGGTAAAGGTTTTCGCATCCTTCAGAAGTGGAAAGGTCGGCGGATATACAAGCAATTACTTTTCCGGTGGTGACTTGAGATTTGATGATTTCGGCTTGTTTTTCTAGAACATTTTTATCTAAATCAGTGAGAATTAATTGGCTATTTGCCATTAGTAACTGGCGAGTGAATTCCTGTCCGAAACCACCTGCTGCACCAGTAATTAGGATTACTGCTTCGCTTAGTTGAGTCATTTGATTTTAAATTTTCGATGTTAAATTGGCTGGCTTGGGCTAAATTAAACTTTTGGCGATCGCACAACACTTAATAGTAACAGTGACCAAGGTACATTAATATTAGGGATCGACCATGAGTATTTTCGGAATCCGGGTAAAGCAAAGGGAATGAGAAATCTTAGCGATCGCAATGATACAGGTCGATCGCCATTTCGATCTACTAATCCATAATATTGGGCTAATTCAGCGACAATCTGCACTTTTCCAGTGCGACGCATGACATTTGAATCGGCGGCTAGGGCTGCAATTACCCGCCCTGTAAGCAAAGGAGTTTCCCAATTGTACCCCTCCGTAAATACAGAATTTTGCGGGTTTGTTGCTTCATTTTCCCGCATTTGAGCCGCTAAACGGATGATATTTTCAGTGCCAACAATTCCCGGCCAAATTGACAGTGAGGCGATGTTATGTGGTTTTAATTCTATTGCCATATCTGCGGCT carries:
- a CDS encoding SDR family NAD(P)-dependent oxidoreductase, which produces MTQLSEAVILITGAAGGFGQEFTRQLLMANSQLILTDLDKNVLEKQAEIIKSQVTTGKVIACISADLSTSEGCENLYQQVKSLGIPVDILINNAGIGLFGRMDEVPREKWEILMQVNLLAPMRLSTFFVTDMIARQKGHIVNISSLVGWSAPAGLAHYSTSKFGLRGFSEGLFDEVKNYNVKVTAVYPFFSRTPILKSARYGTLAQEIDEFPDNLATDPVKVIEQAIQGISRNQLHVFPDSIAKNVQLLKRFAPWSLDWISEKFSRRLKSGTSN